A single genomic interval of Corylus avellana chromosome ca10, CavTom2PMs-1.0 harbors:
- the LOC132163451 gene encoding probable serine/threonine-protein kinase PBL5 isoform X1, whose product MGCFRCTGKSSKKSENGNDKYSSKKNKPDDRTASDALKVSPNENVKETDVKKEVVCKDDQLALDVKGLNLIDEVTKDGKTDGKRAQSLTFDELAEATDNFRSDCFLGEGGFGKVYKGHLAKLNQDVAIKQLDRNGSQGIREFVVEVLTLGLADHPNLVKLIGFCAEGDQRLLVYEYMPLGSLENHLHELPPDRQVLDWNTRMKIAAGAAQGLEYLHDEMKPPVIYRDLKCSNILLGEGYHPKLSDFGLAKVGPIGDKTHVSTRVMGTYGYCAPDYAMTGQLTFKSDIYSFGVVLLEIITGRKAIDHTKTAREQNLVAWARPLFKDRKKFPQMVDPLLQGQYPVRGLYQALAIAAMCVQEQPNMRPVIADVVTALNYLASQKYDPQIHPIQNPRRSPSSPNVKRDDDRRQIAGNEGQRESGWKD is encoded by the exons ATGGGTTGCTTTCGATGCACAGGGAAATCAAGCAAAAAATCAGAGAACGGGAACGACAAGTATAGCAGCAAGAAGAACAAGCCAGACGATCGAACCGCTTCAG ATGCATTGAAAGTCAGCCCAAATGAGAATGTAAAGGAGACCGACGTGAAGAAGGAGGTAGTGTGTAAGGATGACCAATTAGCTTTGGATGTAAAGGGTTTGAATTTGATAGATGAGGTTACAAAAGACGGAAAAACCGATGGCAAGCGGGCACAATCACTTACCTTTGATGAACTTGCAGAAGCAACCGACAATTTTCGGTCCGATTGCTTTCTGGGTGAGGGAGGTTTTGGAAAAGTTTACAAAGGGCACTTGGCAAAACTCAATCAG GACGTAGCTATCAAGCAACTTGACCGTAATGGAAGCCAAGGAATCAGGGAATTTGTTGTTGAAGTTTTGACATTAGGTCTTGCTGACCACCCGAATCTTGTGAAATTGATTGGTTTTTGTGCCGAGGGAGATCAGAGGCTATTGGTTTATGAGTACATGCCATTAGGATCTTTGGAAAACCATTTGCATG AGCTTCCACCTGATAGGCAAGTACTTGATTGGAATACAAGAATGAAAATAGCAGCTGGTGCAGCGCAGGGCTTGGAGTATTTGCATGACGAAATGAAACCCCCTGTTATATACCGTGATCTGAAATGCTCAAACATTTTGCTTGGTGAGGGGTATCATCCAAAGTTATCGGATTTTGGATTGGCTAAAGTAGGTCCCATCGGGGATAAGACTCATGTTTCCACAAGGGTTATGGGCACATATGGGTACTGTGCACCAGATTATGCAATGACGGGCCAGCTGACATTTAAATCAGATATTTACAGCTTTGGGGTTGTTCTTTTGGAGATCATCACAGGGAGGAAAGCAATTGATCATACCAAGACTGCTAGGGAGCAAAACCTGGTTGCATGG GCACGACCATTATTCAAAGACAGGAAGAAATTCCCACAAATGGTGGATCCACTGCTCCAAGGTCAATATCCTGTGAGAGGTTTGTACCAAGCTCTTGCTATTGCTGCAATGTGTGTTCAGGAGCAGCCTAATATGAGACCTGTCATAGCTGATGTGGTTACAGCTCTAAACTACTTGGCTTCCCAAAAATATGATCCCCAAATCCATCCAATCCAAAACCCTAGGAGGAGCCCATCTTCTCCTAATGTTAAAAGGGATGATGATAGAAGACAAATTGCCGGAAATGAAGGGCAGAGAGAGAGTGGCTGGAAGGACTAA
- the LOC132163451 gene encoding probable serine/threonine-protein kinase PBL5 isoform X2, with translation MGGHALKVSPNENVKETDVKKEVVCKDDQLALDVKGLNLIDEVTKDGKTDGKRAQSLTFDELAEATDNFRSDCFLGEGGFGKVYKGHLAKLNQDVAIKQLDRNGSQGIREFVVEVLTLGLADHPNLVKLIGFCAEGDQRLLVYEYMPLGSLENHLHELPPDRQVLDWNTRMKIAAGAAQGLEYLHDEMKPPVIYRDLKCSNILLGEGYHPKLSDFGLAKVGPIGDKTHVSTRVMGTYGYCAPDYAMTGQLTFKSDIYSFGVVLLEIITGRKAIDHTKTAREQNLVAWARPLFKDRKKFPQMVDPLLQGQYPVRGLYQALAIAAMCVQEQPNMRPVIADVVTALNYLASQKYDPQIHPIQNPRRSPSSPNVKRDDDRRQIAGNEGQRESGWKD, from the exons ATGGGTGGAC ATGCATTGAAAGTCAGCCCAAATGAGAATGTAAAGGAGACCGACGTGAAGAAGGAGGTAGTGTGTAAGGATGACCAATTAGCTTTGGATGTAAAGGGTTTGAATTTGATAGATGAGGTTACAAAAGACGGAAAAACCGATGGCAAGCGGGCACAATCACTTACCTTTGATGAACTTGCAGAAGCAACCGACAATTTTCGGTCCGATTGCTTTCTGGGTGAGGGAGGTTTTGGAAAAGTTTACAAAGGGCACTTGGCAAAACTCAATCAG GACGTAGCTATCAAGCAACTTGACCGTAATGGAAGCCAAGGAATCAGGGAATTTGTTGTTGAAGTTTTGACATTAGGTCTTGCTGACCACCCGAATCTTGTGAAATTGATTGGTTTTTGTGCCGAGGGAGATCAGAGGCTATTGGTTTATGAGTACATGCCATTAGGATCTTTGGAAAACCATTTGCATG AGCTTCCACCTGATAGGCAAGTACTTGATTGGAATACAAGAATGAAAATAGCAGCTGGTGCAGCGCAGGGCTTGGAGTATTTGCATGACGAAATGAAACCCCCTGTTATATACCGTGATCTGAAATGCTCAAACATTTTGCTTGGTGAGGGGTATCATCCAAAGTTATCGGATTTTGGATTGGCTAAAGTAGGTCCCATCGGGGATAAGACTCATGTTTCCACAAGGGTTATGGGCACATATGGGTACTGTGCACCAGATTATGCAATGACGGGCCAGCTGACATTTAAATCAGATATTTACAGCTTTGGGGTTGTTCTTTTGGAGATCATCACAGGGAGGAAAGCAATTGATCATACCAAGACTGCTAGGGAGCAAAACCTGGTTGCATGG GCACGACCATTATTCAAAGACAGGAAGAAATTCCCACAAATGGTGGATCCACTGCTCCAAGGTCAATATCCTGTGAGAGGTTTGTACCAAGCTCTTGCTATTGCTGCAATGTGTGTTCAGGAGCAGCCTAATATGAGACCTGTCATAGCTGATGTGGTTACAGCTCTAAACTACTTGGCTTCCCAAAAATATGATCCCCAAATCCATCCAATCCAAAACCCTAGGAGGAGCCCATCTTCTCCTAATGTTAAAAGGGATGATGATAGAAGACAAATTGCCGGAAATGAAGGGCAGAGAGAGAGTGGCTGGAAGGACTAA